One stretch of Pirellulales bacterium DNA includes these proteins:
- a CDS encoding DUF3656 domain-containing protein: MSNPPRTQVPELLAPAGDWDCVRAAVENGADAVYFGLQTGFNARARAANFALADVPAVMRYLRRRGVRGYVTLNTLVFTGELAGFEATVRQLAAAGVDAVLVQDLGAVRLVRAVCPDMAVHASTQMTMTSAETLAMAEALGVERVVLARELSIAEVEQIRGQTALPLEVFVHGALCVAYSGQCLTSESLGGRSANRGQCAQACRLPYELVCDGRDVELGAQRYLLSPQDLAAYALVPELLAAGVSSLKIEGRLKTPEYVANITRHYRRAIDLAAAGQPLEFSPAEVEEMELSFSRGFSPGWLEGCDHKRLVPATSSAKRGVLLGTVQDVRRGRVVVELRTHVKPGDGVVFDGDRVAGEEMGGRVYEVFRDGQREQDPVDRGIVELGFAYGSLDFARLLPGTRLWKTDDPELTSRLRQSFSGTRPLRRVPLDVTVEAGVGRVLVVTARAASGAQAHVTSEAPLADAIKHPLDAEVLRAQLGRLGETTYELRSLEVRIDGRPMAPLSVLGKLRHAMVEQLDRSLDDPPARRIAPPGVLEQLRSELPATCVSAIGDAPTLQVLCRSLRQLEGVLAAGQRDVEVDFADIRQYRDAVAAARAVGAQIGLATPRIQKPGEAGIFRVLARHEADFLLVRNLAGLAYFAAERIACVADFSLNVANELTAATLIERGASRVTMSYDLNRDQALDLLAAAPGAWFEVVVHQHMPMFHMEHCVFCALLSPGTNATNCGRPCDRHEVRLRDRVGSEHPLLADVGCRNTLFNAVPQSAAEILPALLERGVRQLRIELVHDETPQRLADIIELYRELLAGRRTGREVWQQLQASNRLGVTRGTLEERRNPLALL; this comes from the coding sequence ATGTCGAACCCGCCGAGGACCCAGGTGCCCGAATTGCTCGCCCCGGCGGGGGATTGGGACTGCGTGCGCGCGGCGGTCGAAAATGGGGCCGATGCGGTCTATTTCGGCCTGCAGACGGGGTTCAATGCCCGCGCCCGGGCGGCCAATTTCGCCTTGGCCGACGTGCCGGCGGTGATGCGCTATCTGCGGCGCCGCGGCGTGCGCGGCTACGTCACCCTGAACACGCTGGTCTTTACCGGCGAGCTGGCCGGCTTTGAAGCGACCGTGCGCCAACTGGCCGCCGCCGGCGTCGATGCGGTGCTCGTGCAGGACCTGGGCGCCGTACGCCTGGTCCGGGCCGTATGCCCCGACATGGCCGTGCACGCTTCGACGCAGATGACTATGACCAGCGCCGAGACGCTCGCGATGGCCGAGGCGCTGGGCGTCGAGCGAGTCGTGTTGGCGCGCGAGCTGTCGATTGCGGAGGTCGAGCAGATTCGTGGGCAGACGGCGCTGCCCCTGGAGGTGTTCGTCCACGGCGCGCTGTGCGTGGCCTACTCGGGCCAATGCCTGACGAGCGAATCGCTCGGCGGGCGCAGCGCCAACCGCGGTCAATGCGCGCAGGCCTGCCGCTTGCCGTACGAGCTGGTGTGCGACGGTCGCGACGTCGAGCTGGGCGCGCAGCGCTACCTGTTGAGCCCCCAGGACCTGGCGGCATATGCCCTGGTGCCCGAGCTGCTGGCGGCGGGCGTCTCGTCGCTGAAGATCGAAGGCCGGTTGAAGACGCCCGAGTATGTGGCCAACATCACCCGGCACTATCGCCGGGCCATCGATCTGGCCGCCGCGGGCCAGCCGCTGGAGTTCAGTCCCGCGGAAGTCGAAGAGATGGAGCTGTCGTTTTCGCGAGGCTTTTCGCCGGGCTGGCTCGAAGGTTGCGATCACAAGCGGCTCGTGCCTGCGACTTCGAGTGCCAAGCGCGGTGTGCTGTTGGGCACCGTCCAAGATGTGCGCCGCGGACGGGTGGTCGTTGAGCTGCGCACGCACGTCAAACCGGGCGACGGCGTGGTGTTCGACGGCGACCGCGTCGCCGGCGAAGAAATGGGCGGCCGCGTGTATGAGGTCTTTCGCGATGGCCAACGCGAGCAGGACCCGGTCGATCGCGGCATCGTCGAGCTGGGGTTCGCGTATGGCAGCCTCGATTTCGCGCGTCTGCTGCCCGGCACCCGGTTGTGGAAGACCGACGATCCCGAGTTGACCAGCCGGCTGCGGCAGTCGTTCAGCGGTACGCGACCGCTACGGCGCGTGCCGCTCGACGTGACGGTCGAGGCGGGCGTCGGGCGAGTGCTCGTCGTCACGGCCCGCGCCGCAAGCGGGGCGCAGGCCCACGTGACTTCGGAAGCGCCCTTGGCTGACGCGATCAAGCATCCGCTCGACGCCGAGGTGTTGCGCGCGCAGCTGGGACGGCTCGGCGAGACGACCTACGAGCTGCGCTCGCTCGAGGTCCGGATCGACGGCCGGCCGATGGCGCCGCTGTCGGTGTTGGGTAAGCTCCGGCATGCGATGGTCGAGCAGCTCGACCGCTCGCTCGACGATCCTCCTGCGCGGCGCATCGCGCCGCCCGGCGTGCTGGAACAATTGCGCAGCGAACTGCCCGCCACGTGCGTGTCGGCCATCGGCGACGCGCCCACGCTGCAGGTGCTTTGTCGGTCGTTGCGGCAGCTCGAGGGCGTGCTGGCCGCCGGCCAGCGCGACGTCGAGGTCGACTTCGCCGACATTCGCCAGTATCGCGACGCCGTGGCCGCGGCCCGAGCCGTCGGGGCGCAGATCGGCCTGGCGACGCCCCGGATCCAAAAACCCGGCGAGGCAGGCATCTTCCGCGTGCTCGCGCGGCACGAGGCCGATTTTCTCTTGGTCCGCAATCTGGCGGGCCTGGCCTATTTCGCCGCGGAGCGCATCGCTTGTGTTGCCGATTTCTCGCTGAACGTGGCCAACGAACTGACGGCGGCCACGTTGATCGAGCGCGGCGCGAGCCGGGTCACGATGTCGTACGATTTGAACCGCGACCAGGCGCTCGACCTGCTTGCCGCGGCGCCGGGGGCCTGGTTCGAGGTGGTCGTCCATCAGCACATGCCGATGTTCCACATGGAACATTGCGTGTTTTGTGCCTTGCTTTCGCCGGGCACCAACGCGACGAACTGCGGCCGCCCCTGCGATCGCCACGAAGTCCGGCTGCGCGATCGGGTGGGCAGCGAACACCCGCTCTTGGCCGACGTCGGCTGCCGCAACACGCTGTTCAATGCCGTGCCGCAAAGCGCGGCCGAGATCTTGCCGGCCCTGCTCGAACGCGGCGTGCGCCAGTTGCGGATCGAGCTGGTGCACGACGAAACGCCGCAGCGTTTGGCCGACATCATCGAACTCTACCGCGAGCTGCTGGCGGGCCGGCGAACGGGTCGCGAAGTCTGGCAACAATTGCAGGCCAGCAATCGTCTCGGCGTGACCCGCGGGACGCTCGAAGAGCGCCGCAACCCGTTGGCCCTTTTGTGA
- a CDS encoding DUF721 domain-containing protein, with translation MSNRPPQALGDVLGELFARRGYGRVQAMTAYSQAWTAAVGERFGKATRVLGIRRGTIEVIVANSTLVQELVFQKQRIRDELARRLPDERIVDVRFKVGAVR, from the coding sequence ATGTCGAACCGACCGCCGCAAGCGCTAGGCGACGTGCTGGGAGAGTTGTTCGCCCGTCGCGGATACGGCCGAGTGCAGGCGATGACGGCCTACAGCCAGGCCTGGACCGCGGCGGTAGGTGAGCGATTCGGGAAAGCGACGCGCGTGCTGGGCATCCGCCGCGGCACGATCGAGGTGATCGTGGCGAATTCGACCTTGGTGCAGGAATTGGTGTTCCAGAAACAACGCATTCGCGACGAACTCGCCCGACGACTCCCCGACGAACGCATCGTCGACGTGCGGTTCAAGGTGGGTGCCGTGCGCTAA
- the rdgB gene encoding RdgB/HAM1 family non-canonical purine NTP pyrophosphatase, which produces MTTTPLILVLGTTNAGKFREFAELLGELPCELRSLAGFDAAREPDESGASLAENARIKAVAYARATGCWTLADDTGLFVDALRGEPGLHTARYAGTAADARANRAKLLAALDGIPLARRMARFECALALADARGAIRAETTGICRGRIGVAESGGSGFGYDPLFELPEYHLTFAELGAAAKNRLSHRGRAIEALRPWLVQVAKVPSMEST; this is translated from the coding sequence GTGACGACCACACCGCTGATCCTCGTGCTCGGCACGACCAACGCCGGTAAGTTCCGTGAGTTTGCGGAGCTGCTCGGCGAATTGCCCTGCGAGTTGCGTTCGCTGGCCGGGTTCGACGCCGCGCGCGAGCCCGATGAGTCCGGCGCGTCGCTGGCCGAGAATGCCCGCATCAAGGCCGTGGCCTATGCCCGGGCCACGGGCTGCTGGACGCTGGCCGACGACACCGGCCTGTTCGTCGACGCGTTGCGGGGTGAGCCCGGGCTGCACACGGCGCGTTACGCCGGCACGGCGGCCGATGCGCGGGCCAACCGCGCCAAGTTGCTCGCTGCGCTCGACGGGATACCGCTTGCGCGCCGCATGGCGCGATTCGAATGTGCGCTGGCCCTGGCCGACGCGCGCGGCGCGATCCGGGCCGAGACCACGGGGATTTGCCGCGGACGCATCGGCGTGGCCGAAAGCGGCGGCAGTGGCTTCGGCTATGACCCCTTGTTCGAGTTGCCCGAGTATCACCTGACGTTTGCCGAACTAGGCGCGGCGGCGAAGAACCGGCTGAGCCACCGCGGCCGGGCGATCGAGGCCCTGCGCCCCTGGCTGGTGCAGGTGGCGAAAGTGCCGAGCATGGAGAGCACGTAG
- the dnaN gene encoding DNA polymerase III subunit beta, with product MKITCSREKLLAAFQLASPVVPSRSPKPILQNVKLDVRGGKAELLATDLEVGIRVDVQGIEAAAEGSAILPIGRFGSILRESNDETLRLETDGTGTLVRGERFEFRLPAENPEEFPAVMAFNETKYHEVSARLLRELVRRTVFATDNESSRYALGGVLLEMLPGEIIAVGTDGRRLATMRGPAQAVNGHGSDETAPIIPQRAMSLVERSVQDGDAEVHLAVKPNGVLVRTPRVTIFSRLVEGRFPKWRDVFPDRNNRQKIDLIVGPLHAAIRQAAIVAADDSSGVDFTFGGGRLLLTAQAAETGQSRVELPIAYDGPEITITLNPKFFSDFLKVLDPEKSFVCDLKDAEAAVVCQVDDGYSYLLMPLSRDR from the coding sequence ATGAAAATCACCTGCAGTCGAGAAAAACTGCTGGCCGCATTTCAGTTGGCCAGTCCCGTGGTCCCGAGCCGTAGTCCCAAGCCGATCTTGCAAAACGTCAAGCTCGACGTTCGCGGCGGCAAGGCCGAATTGCTGGCTACCGATCTGGAGGTGGGCATTCGCGTCGACGTGCAGGGCATCGAGGCCGCGGCCGAAGGCAGCGCGATCCTGCCCATCGGGCGGTTCGGCTCGATCTTGCGGGAAAGCAACGACGAGACCCTGCGGCTCGAGACCGACGGCACCGGGACGCTCGTTCGTGGCGAGCGTTTCGAGTTCCGCCTGCCGGCGGAGAATCCCGAAGAGTTTCCGGCCGTGATGGCCTTCAACGAGACCAAGTATCACGAGGTCTCGGCGCGGCTGCTGCGCGAGCTGGTGCGGCGAACGGTGTTTGCCACGGACAACGAAAGCAGCCGCTATGCGTTGGGGGGCGTGCTGCTCGAAATGCTGCCCGGCGAGATCATTGCCGTCGGCACCGACGGGCGGCGCTTGGCGACGATGCGCGGCCCGGCGCAGGCGGTGAACGGTCACGGCAGCGACGAGACGGCCCCAATCATCCCGCAACGCGCCATGTCGCTCGTCGAGCGCTCGGTGCAAGACGGCGACGCCGAAGTCCATCTGGCGGTGAAGCCCAACGGCGTTCTGGTGCGGACGCCGCGGGTCACGATTTTCTCGAGGCTGGTCGAAGGCCGATTTCCCAAGTGGCGCGACGTGTTCCCTGATCGGAACAATCGCCAGAAGATCGACCTGATCGTCGGTCCGTTGCACGCGGCCATTCGCCAGGCGGCGATCGTCGCGGCCGACGATTCGAGCGGCGTCGATTTCACCTTCGGCGGCGGACGGCTGCTGCTCACCGCGCAGGCGGCCGAGACGGGCCAGTCGCGCGTCGAGTTGCCGATCGCCTACGATGGCCCCGAAATCACGATCACGTTGAACCCCAAATTTTTCAGCGATTTTCTCAAGGTCCTCGATCCGGAAAAGTCGTTCGTTTGCGATTTGAAAGACGCCGAAGCGGCGGTTGTGTGCCAGGTCGACGATGGCTACAGCTACCTGTTGATGCCCCTGTCGCGCGACCGTTGA
- a CDS encoding DNA gyrase subunit B, producing the protein MAKQNSNPPSEPTPPDPQRREAEMLEYRRVEQEYNAESLEHLSDLEHVRERPSMYIGDTYKRGLHHMVYEVVDNSIDEAMAGHAQTITVTVNPDGSVTVEDDGRGIPVEVHPDLGFSTLQGVMTVLKFGGKFSKGAYQTSGGLHGVGVTVVNFLSEWCEVEVRRAGQLYQQEYQRGVPTGEVRRGGATDKRGTKTTFKPDPLIFPNTKFDENTLHDRLQELAFLNRGVKITFSDLRSGTSETFCYERGLLDFITFLNRAAEPVHADVIYVAAEYDGVGIEVALQYNTEYTENLHSYVNNIRTMEGGTHVVGFRTALTRCLNNYGKKENLFKDLIPSGDDFKEGLTAVIAVRVPHPQFEGQTKTKLGNSEVEGIVNSALGDFLSRYLEENPKVAKILVNKAMISAEAREAARKARQLIRDRKGALSGGGLPGKLRDCTSREVERCELYLVEGDSAGGSAEGGRLREFQAILPLRGKIINAYKSRDDKVLSNEEVRSMIAAIGSGIGEDADLARRRYNKVVIMTDADVDGSHIRTLLLTFFYRQMYQLILGGHVYVAQPPLFRVVNKNRVSYVQTDEEMRAQLLKLGLADAVFEPGDGRNLAGADMERLCSTLAAMEDALVALERRGISLRSHAQRLDPQTGELPVFHVYHGPREHWFTTRKQLDEFVARLEQESGKQMSVSDAPAATNGHLEDAASKLHVVELHEVRTINKHLAELRAMQFDVQALIPQDRTGVEEPRYALRRGDSSKGLEDLRGLLAAVRESGERGLQITRFKGLGEMNAEELRETTLDPANRVLCQVRMEDAAAADDMFRVLMGDKVEPRREFIEKHALEVRNLDV; encoded by the coding sequence ATGGCCAAGCAGAATTCCAACCCGCCGTCCGAGCCTACGCCTCCCGATCCGCAGCGGCGCGAAGCGGAGATGCTCGAATACCGCCGGGTCGAGCAGGAGTACAACGCCGAATCGCTCGAGCATTTGAGCGACCTGGAGCACGTCCGCGAACGGCCGAGCATGTACATCGGCGACACGTACAAGCGCGGCCTGCACCACATGGTCTACGAAGTCGTCGACAACTCGATCGACGAAGCGATGGCCGGCCACGCCCAGACGATCACCGTGACGGTCAACCCCGACGGATCGGTGACAGTCGAAGACGACGGCCGCGGCATCCCGGTCGAGGTGCACCCCGACCTGGGTTTTTCGACGCTGCAAGGCGTGATGACGGTGCTCAAGTTCGGCGGCAAGTTTTCGAAGGGGGCCTACCAGACGTCGGGCGGTCTGCACGGCGTCGGCGTGACCGTGGTGAATTTCCTCAGCGAATGGTGCGAGGTCGAAGTCCGCCGCGCCGGTCAGCTCTACCAGCAGGAATACCAGCGCGGTGTGCCGACCGGCGAGGTCCGCCGCGGCGGCGCCACCGACAAGCGCGGCACGAAGACCACCTTCAAGCCGGACCCGCTGATCTTTCCCAACACGAAGTTCGACGAGAACACGCTGCACGATCGGCTGCAGGAGCTGGCCTTCCTGAATCGCGGCGTGAAGATCACGTTCAGCGATCTGCGCTCGGGCACCAGCGAGACGTTCTGCTACGAGCGAGGGCTGTTGGACTTCATCACGTTTCTCAATCGCGCCGCCGAGCCGGTCCATGCCGACGTGATCTACGTCGCGGCCGAATACGACGGCGTCGGCATCGAAGTCGCGCTGCAATACAACACCGAGTACACCGAAAACCTGCACTCCTACGTCAACAACATCCGCACGATGGAAGGCGGCACGCACGTCGTGGGCTTTCGCACCGCGCTGACGCGCTGCCTGAACAACTACGGCAAGAAAGAGAACCTGTTCAAGGACCTGATTCCTTCGGGCGACGATTTCAAGGAAGGGCTCACGGCCGTCATCGCCGTGCGTGTGCCGCACCCGCAGTTCGAGGGCCAGACCAAGACCAAGCTGGGCAACAGCGAGGTCGAGGGGATCGTCAATTCGGCCCTGGGCGACTTCTTGAGCCGCTACCTGGAAGAGAATCCGAAGGTGGCCAAGATCCTCGTGAACAAAGCCATGATCTCGGCCGAGGCCCGCGAGGCGGCCCGCAAGGCCCGGCAGTTGATTCGCGACCGCAAAGGCGCGCTGTCCGGCGGAGGCTTGCCGGGCAAGCTACGCGATTGCACGAGCCGCGAAGTCGAACGCTGCGAACTGTACCTGGTCGAGGGTGATTCGGCCGGCGGCAGCGCCGAGGGCGGCCGGCTGCGCGAGTTCCAGGCGATCCTGCCGCTGCGCGGCAAGATCATCAACGCCTACAAGTCGCGCGACGACAAGGTGCTGTCGAACGAGGAAGTGCGCAGCATGATCGCGGCGATCGGCTCGGGCATCGGCGAAGACGCCGACCTGGCCCGGCGGCGCTACAACAAGGTCGTGATCATGACCGACGCCGACGTCGACGGCTCGCACATCCGCACCCTGTTGCTGACGTTCTTCTACCGGCAGATGTACCAGTTGATTCTGGGCGGCCACGTCTATGTGGCGCAGCCGCCGTTGTTCCGCGTGGTCAACAAGAACCGCGTGTCGTACGTGCAGACCGACGAGGAGATGCGAGCCCAACTGCTCAAGCTGGGCCTGGCCGACGCCGTGTTCGAGCCGGGCGACGGTCGCAATTTGGCCGGCGCCGACATGGAGCGGCTGTGCAGCACGCTCGCGGCGATGGAAGACGCGCTGGTCGCGCTCGAGCGCCGGGGCATCAGCCTGCGGTCGCATGCGCAGCGTCTCGACCCGCAGACGGGCGAGCTGCCCGTGTTCCACGTCTATCACGGCCCGCGCGAGCACTGGTTCACGACGCGCAAGCAGCTCGACGAGTTCGTGGCCCGGCTCGAGCAGGAGAGTGGCAAGCAGATGTCGGTGAGCGACGCGCCGGCCGCCACGAATGGCCACCTCGAAGATGCCGCGTCGAAACTGCACGTGGTCGAGCTGCACGAAGTGCGCACGATCAACAAGCACCTGGCCGAATTGCGGGCGATGCAGTTCGACGTGCAGGCGCTGATTCCGCAGGATCGGACGGGCGTTGAAGAGCCGCGCTATGCCCTGCGGCGCGGCGATTCGAGCAAGGGCTTGGAAGACCTGCGCGGGCTATTGGCGGCGGTGCGCGAATCGGGCGAGCGCGGGCTGCAGATCACGCGGTTCAAGGGGTTGGGCGAAATGAACGCCGAGGAATTGCGCGAGACGACGCTCGACCCGGCCAACCGCGTGTTGTGCCAGGTGCGCATGGAAGACGCCGCCGCGGCCGACGACATGTTCCGCGTGCTGATGGGCGACAAGGTCGAGCCGCGCCGCGAGTTCATCGAAAAGCACGCCCTCGAAGTTCGCAACCTGGACGTGTAG